A genomic region of Miscanthus floridulus cultivar M001 chromosome 3, ASM1932011v1, whole genome shotgun sequence contains the following coding sequences:
- the LOC136543231 gene encoding probable fucosyltransferase 8, with product MTMSGGAAASIVPKLVDYPEAAPAVEPWPVREKKVCMCHRTLLAAGSLMTLLLLACFVLVRDSASSVAWLQMDVAKLTGMNNGTAGLTTNAPHGRDDLLGGLLPASMDRRSCRSRYESWRYYKYFPYAASRYLQRKLRAYEARHRRCAPGTPLYAKSLEQLRSGRSADGMECTYVVWLPFDGLGNRMLSMVSGFLYALLTDRIFLAALPPDSADLFCEPFPGTTWRLPVDHDFPIEDLVPRGQHIEKSYTRLLYAKVVGPDANATAGVPAYVYLSMGWQLKDPLFFCGEHQLVLAKVNWLLLYSDLYFAQSLYAVAEFQDELRRLFPAKESVSHLLSRYLFHPTNPVWSLTTRYYRSYLASAKRRIGVQIRMFSYGSIPADDMYTQILACSRQEHILPDTAAGGGGGGASDNGVLATRSDDNGDGSNSTAILVASLYADYYERLRSRYYEHPAKGGETVAVFQPSHEERQATDNLAHNQRALAEIYLLSFSEELLTSGRSTFGYVSSNLAGVRPTILLTAYGHKVPEPPCRRAVSMEPCNLTPPLGVECRGKPVDKEDLARHLRVCEDSNDSVKFFD from the exons ATGACGATGAGTGGCGGCGCTGCAGCCAGCATCGTGCCAAAGCTGGTGGACTATCCGGAGGCGGCGCCGGCGGTGGAGCCATGGCCGGTGAGGGAGAAGAAGGTGTGTATGTGTCACCGGACTTTGCTCGCCGCCGGCAGCCTGATGACGCTGCTGCTCCTCGCGTGCTTCGTCCTCGTCCGGGATAGCGCGTCGTCAGTGGCCTGGCTGCAGATGGACGTCGCCAAGCTCACAGGCATGAACAATGGAACAGCAG GGCTTACGACGAACGCTCCTCATGGTCGTGACGACCTCCTTGGCGGGCTTCTGCCGGCGAGCATGGACCGGCGGTCGTGCCGGAGCCGGTACGAGTCGTGGCGGTACTACAAGTACTTCCCGTACGCGGCGTCGCGGTACCTCCAGCGCAAGCTGCGCGCCTACGAAGCTCGGCACCGGCGGTGCGCTCCCGGCACGCCGCTCTACGCCAAGTCCTTGGAGCAGCTCCGGTCTGGCCGCAGCGCCGACGGCATGGAGTGCACCTACGTCGTGTGGCTCCCCTTCGACGGCCTCGGCAACCGCATGCTGTCCATGGTGAGCGGCTTCCTCTACGCGCTGCTCACCGACCGCATCTTCCTCGCCGCCTTGCCGCCGGACTCGGCTGACCTCTTCTGCGAGCCGTTCCCGGGCACGACGTGGCGGCTCCCGGTGGACCACGACTTCCCCATCGAAGACCTGGTCCCGCGGGGGCAGCACATCGAGAAGTCGTACACGAGGCTCCTCTACGCCAAGGTGGTCGGCCCGGACGCGAACGCGACGGCGGGCGTGCCGGCGTACGTGTACCTGAGCATGGGGTGGCAGCTCAAGGACCCGCTCTTCTTCTGCGGTGAGCACCAGCTCGTGCTTGCCAAGGTCAACTGGCTGCTGCTGTACAGCGACCTCTACTTCGCGCAGTCGCTGTACGCGGTGGCCGAGTTCCAGGACGAGCTCCGGCGACTGTTCCCGGCAAAGGAGAGCGTGAGCCACCTCCTGTCCCGGTACCTCTTCCACCCGACCAACCCCGTGTGGAGTCTGACCACTAGGTACTACCGATCGTACCTGGCTTCGGCGAAGCGGAGGATCGGTGTGCAGATCAGGATGTTCAGCTACGGTTCCATCCCCGCCGACGACATGTACACCCAGATCCTCGCGTGCTCGCGACAGGAGCACATACTGCCGGacaccgccgccggcggcggcggcggcggtgctagtGACAATGGCGTGCTGGCAACGAGGAGCGACGACAATGGCGATGGCTCCAACTCCACGGCCATCTTGGTGGCGTCTCTGTACGCGGACTACTACGAGAGGTTGAGGTCGAGGTACTATGAGCACCCGGCGAAGGGCGGCGAGACGGTGGCCGTGTTCCAGCCGTCGCACGAGGAGCGGCAGGCGACAGACAACTTGGCGCACAACCAGAGAGCCCTCGCGGAGATCTACTTGCTCAGCTTCTCTGAGGAGCTTCTCACATCGGGGAGGTCCACGTTCGGGTACGTCAGCAGCAACCTCGCCGGCGTTCGGCCTACGATCTTGCTCACCGCGTATGGCCACAAGGTTCCCGAGCCGCCGTGCCGGCGGGCCGTGTCCATGGAGCCGTGCAACCTCACGCCGCCCCTGGGTGTGGAGTGCCGGGGCAAGCCCGTAGACAAGGAGGACCTGGCACGCCACCTCAGAGTCTGCGAGGATTCCAATGACTCAGTCAAGTTTTTTGACTAA